The Nocardioides pantholopis genome window below encodes:
- the cobT gene encoding nicotinate-nucleotide--dimethylbenzimidazole phosphoribosyltransferase, translated as MSPVQPPSAQVRDEATRRLAALATPAGALGRLGDLAVWVAATQGSAVPAPLERVRAVVFAGDHGVAAHGVSAYPAEVTAAMVRTMASGRAVVSALAAQHGVALRLLDLGVAGDLTGLDPRIGARKVRRSSGAIHLEDALSPEETRASIGVGEAVAAEEIAAGAQLLVGGDMGIGNTTPAAALIAASLGLPASEVTGRGTGVDEAGLAHKTAVVQQALDRAGDRVADPIETLAALGSADLAAQAAYLAAAARAGVPVLLDGVISVAAAVLADRLAPGAAAWFAAGHRSTEPAQALALDKLGLDPVLDLDMRLGEGSGALLALPVLRSAALVLRDVALLSEVLG; from the coding sequence GTGTCGCCCGTCCAGCCCCCGTCCGCCCAGGTCCGGGACGAGGCCACCCGCCGGCTTGCCGCGCTGGCGACCCCCGCGGGCGCCCTGGGCCGCCTGGGCGACCTGGCGGTCTGGGTCGCCGCCACCCAGGGGTCGGCGGTCCCGGCACCCCTGGAGCGCGTCCGGGCCGTCGTCTTCGCCGGTGACCACGGGGTCGCCGCGCACGGCGTCTCGGCGTACCCGGCGGAGGTGACCGCCGCCATGGTCCGCACGATGGCCTCCGGCCGCGCGGTCGTCTCGGCGCTGGCCGCGCAGCACGGCGTCGCCCTGCGGCTGCTCGACCTCGGGGTGGCCGGCGACCTCACCGGCCTGGACCCGCGCATCGGGGCCCGCAAGGTACGCCGCAGCAGTGGCGCGATCCACCTCGAGGACGCGTTGAGCCCCGAGGAGACCCGGGCCTCCATCGGCGTCGGCGAGGCCGTCGCCGCGGAGGAGATCGCCGCCGGCGCCCAACTGCTCGTCGGCGGCGACATGGGCATCGGCAACACCACCCCGGCGGCCGCCCTCATCGCGGCCTCGCTCGGCCTGCCGGCCAGCGAGGTCACCGGCCGCGGCACCGGCGTCGACGAGGCGGGGCTGGCGCACAAGACCGCCGTCGTCCAGCAGGCCCTGGACCGGGCCGGCGACCGGGTCGCTGACCCGATCGAGACCCTCGCCGCCCTGGGCAGCGCCGACCTCGCCGCCCAGGCGGCGTACCTCGCCGCGGCGGCCCGCGCCGGCGTACCCGTGCTGCTCGACGGGGTCATCTCGGTGGCCGCGGCGGTCCTCGCCGACCGGCTGGCACCCGGCGCCGCCGCCTGGTTCGCGGCCGGGCACCGGTCCACCGAGCCCGCCCAGGCGCTGGCCCTCGACAAGCTCGGGCTGGACCCGGTCCTCGACCTCGACATGCGGCTGGGTGAGGGCAGCGGGGCGCTGCTCGCGCTGCCGGTGCTGCGCTCGGCGGCGCTGGTGCTGCGCGACGTCGCGCTGCTCTCCGAGGTGCTTGGTTGA
- a CDS encoding MFS transporter, with protein sequence MTPTLRRARAAVLAGFGVQGLVLISLTTRLPDFAERWDLSELELSGLLLMMVLLAGVGSVLAESVARRHDSARVLRTGLLLVGAAVGVLALAPAAGVFAAALAAYGVALGLVDAGTNMQAVALEHRYDRPLLPSFHGAWTLGGVVGAGLTLATSGLPTEVAAALAVVPLTVALGAGFLPGDRGAPTRLTAAQVAVPWRPIALVGVAMVLFYMVDTAATTWGPVYLDEVVESPEGLVALATLPYLVASGLVRLGGDRLVARWGPARVLRVGALLAALALAVVVAAPSWPVAVLGFTLLGAGVSVIAPLSFSAAARLAAGSGLDPAVRRARVDAVIARFNQFNYVGALLGSVLTGVVGAGSLRVGFAVPMVLVLAMVPLARVFVVPRPAPASAAG encoded by the coding sequence ATGACACCGACGCTGCGTCGGGCCCGGGCCGCGGTCCTGGCCGGCTTCGGCGTGCAGGGCCTGGTCCTGATCAGCCTCACCACCCGGCTCCCGGACTTCGCCGAGCGGTGGGACCTCTCCGAGCTCGAGCTCTCCGGGCTGCTGCTGATGATGGTGCTGCTGGCCGGGGTCGGCTCGGTGCTGGCGGAGTCCGTGGCCCGCCGCCACGACAGCGCCCGGGTGCTGCGCACCGGGCTGCTGCTCGTCGGGGCGGCCGTCGGCGTGCTCGCCCTGGCTCCGGCAGCCGGCGTCTTCGCCGCCGCCCTGGCCGCCTACGGGGTGGCGCTCGGACTGGTCGATGCCGGCACGAACATGCAGGCGGTGGCGCTCGAGCACCGCTACGACCGCCCGCTGCTGCCGTCCTTCCACGGGGCGTGGACGTTGGGTGGCGTGGTCGGCGCCGGCCTGACCCTGGCCACCAGCGGCCTCCCGACCGAGGTGGCCGCGGCGCTCGCGGTGGTGCCGCTGACCGTCGCGCTCGGGGCCGGGTTCCTGCCCGGCGACCGCGGGGCGCCGACCCGCCTCACCGCGGCGCAGGTGGCTGTCCCGTGGCGCCCGATCGCGCTCGTCGGGGTCGCGATGGTGCTCTTTTACATGGTCGACACCGCCGCCACCACCTGGGGCCCCGTCTACCTCGACGAGGTCGTTGAGAGCCCCGAGGGCCTGGTGGCCCTGGCGACGCTGCCGTACCTGGTGGCCAGCGGGCTGGTGCGCCTGGGCGGGGACCGGCTGGTCGCCCGGTGGGGGCCGGCCCGGGTGCTGCGGGTCGGCGCACTCCTCGCCGCGCTGGCCCTCGCCGTCGTCGTCGCCGCCCCGTCCTGGCCGGTCGCCGTGCTCGGCTTCACGCTGCTGGGTGCCGGCGTCTCGGTGATCGCCCCGCTGAGCTTCTCCGCCGCGGCCCGCCTCGCGGCCGGCTCGGGCCTGGACCCGGCCGTGCGCCGGGCCCGCGTCGACGCGGTGATCGCGCGCTTCAACCAGTTCAACTACGTCGGCGCGCTGCTCGGCTCCGTGCTGACCGGCGTGGTCGGCGCCGGGTCGCTGCGCGTGGGCTTCGCGGTGCCGATGGTGCTGGTGCTCGCGATGGTGCCGCTCGCGCGGGTCTTCGTGGTTCCGCGCCCGGCCCCCGCATCGGCCGCGGGCTGA
- a CDS encoding ParA family protein, with protein sequence MTTTLAVANQKGGVAKTTSVASLGAALAELGHRVLLVDLDPQACLTFSLGIDPEDLELSVHQVLTGGLAPDEVVLGTEDGVDLMPATIDLARAEAELLTRTGREQALKVALADLRTPYDWVLLDCPPSLGVLTVAGLTAADGVLVPLQCETLSHRGVGQLLDTVHDVRRFTNRGLEVWGVLPTLYDGRTTHARTVLETISQTYDLEVVGPPIPKTIKFAEAPAAGRSILATSRTSKGAQAYRAVAEGLVARAGRTPRAAAGRS encoded by the coding sequence ATGACCACCACACTCGCGGTCGCGAACCAGAAGGGCGGCGTCGCCAAGACGACCTCGGTCGCCTCCCTCGGTGCTGCGCTCGCGGAGCTGGGCCACCGGGTGCTGCTCGTCGACCTCGACCCGCAGGCGTGCCTGACGTTCTCGCTGGGGATCGACCCCGAGGACCTGGAGCTCTCGGTCCACCAGGTGCTGACCGGCGGCCTCGCCCCCGACGAGGTGGTGCTCGGCACCGAGGACGGCGTGGACCTGATGCCGGCGACCATCGACCTGGCGCGCGCGGAGGCCGAGCTGCTCACCCGCACCGGTCGGGAGCAGGCGCTGAAGGTCGCGCTCGCGGACCTGCGGACGCCGTACGACTGGGTGCTGCTGGACTGCCCGCCCTCGCTCGGGGTGCTGACGGTCGCGGGGCTCACGGCCGCGGACGGCGTGCTGGTGCCGCTGCAGTGCGAGACCCTCTCCCACCGCGGGGTGGGCCAGCTGCTCGACACCGTCCACGACGTACGCCGGTTCACCAACCGCGGGCTCGAGGTCTGGGGCGTGCTGCCGACGCTCTACGACGGCCGGACCACCCACGCGCGCACGGTGCTGGAGACGATCTCGCAGACCTACGACCTCGAGGTCGTCGGGCCCCCGATCCCGAAGACGATCAAGTTCGCCGAGGCGCCCGCCGCGGGCCGCTCGATCCTCGCCACCAGCCGCACCAGCAAGGGCGCCCAGGCCTACCGCGCGGTGGCCGAGGGCCTGGTGGCCCGGGCCGGCCGGACGCCGCGGGCCGCGGCCGGGCGGTCGTGA
- a CDS encoding SDR family NAD(P)-dependent oxidoreductase, which produces MPDATSTAPTALVTGATAGIGLSFAHQLARRGHDLVLVARDRARLDEVATELRTTYGVEVEVLPADLADREQLGRVEQRLRDPERPVDLLVNNAGFGLKGRFLDNDIDAETGMLEVLVTAVLRLSHAALGPMSERGRGGVINVSSVAAFLPRGTYSAAKAWVNSFSEWAANEYRDRGVRVMALCPGFTKTEFHARMEVGRGSAPDFLWLDADDLVAQALADYDRGRVYSVPSTQYKVITGLARVVPNRVLQRLQALGRR; this is translated from the coding sequence ATGCCCGACGCGACCTCCACTGCCCCCACCGCGCTGGTCACCGGCGCGACCGCCGGCATCGGCCTCTCCTTCGCCCACCAGCTCGCCCGTCGCGGCCACGACCTGGTGCTGGTCGCCCGCGACCGGGCCCGCCTGGACGAGGTGGCCACCGAGCTGCGCACGACGTACGGCGTGGAGGTGGAGGTGCTCCCCGCCGACCTCGCCGACCGCGAGCAGCTGGGCCGGGTCGAGCAGCGCCTGCGCGACCCAGAGCGGCCGGTCGACCTGCTGGTCAACAACGCGGGGTTCGGGCTCAAGGGCCGCTTCCTCGACAACGACATCGACGCCGAGACCGGGATGCTGGAGGTCCTGGTCACCGCGGTGCTGCGGCTCAGCCACGCCGCACTGGGCCCGATGTCCGAGCGGGGCCGCGGCGGGGTCATCAACGTCTCCAGCGTCGCGGCGTTCCTCCCCCGCGGCACCTACTCGGCCGCCAAGGCGTGGGTGAACAGCTTCAGCGAGTGGGCAGCGAACGAGTACCGCGACCGGGGCGTGCGGGTGATGGCGCTGTGCCCGGGCTTCACCAAGACCGAGTTCCACGCCCGGATGGAGGTCGGGCGCGGCTCGGCCCCGGACTTCCTGTGGCTCGACGCCGACGACCTGGTGGCCCAGGCACTGGCCGACTACGACCGGGGTCGGGTGTACTCGGTGCCCAGCACGCAGTACAAGGTGATCACCGGACTGGCGCGGGTGGTGCCGAACCGGGTGCTCCAGCGGCTCCAGGCCCTCGGCCGGAGGTGA
- a CDS encoding MarC family protein, with product MSVLDTVLLVEVFVTLFVIMDPVGTVPIFLSLTSGRSADYARRAAGQAVGVSFFVIVAFAIFGQQILSYLHISLPALQCAGGLLLLLIALELLTGNEKEPTSATGNVAIVPLATPLLAGPGAIVAVMLFVERIDDVATFAAVAIGVIAMHACLWVAMRFSLPILRLIRESGVLLVTRIAGLLLSAIAVQLVADAVRAFIAGEG from the coding sequence GTGAGCGTGCTGGACACGGTGCTGCTGGTCGAGGTCTTCGTGACGCTCTTCGTGATCATGGACCCCGTCGGCACCGTCCCGATCTTCCTGTCGCTGACCAGCGGGCGCTCGGCGGACTACGCCCGCCGGGCGGCCGGCCAGGCGGTCGGGGTGTCGTTCTTCGTGATCGTGGCCTTCGCGATCTTCGGCCAGCAGATCCTGTCCTACCTGCACATCTCGCTCCCGGCCCTGCAGTGCGCCGGCGGGCTGCTGCTCCTGCTGATCGCGCTGGAGCTGCTGACCGGCAACGAGAAGGAGCCGACCTCGGCCACCGGCAACGTCGCGATCGTCCCGCTGGCCACCCCGCTGCTGGCCGGACCGGGCGCGATCGTGGCGGTGATGCTGTTCGTCGAGCGCATCGACGACGTCGCGACGTTCGCCGCGGTGGCGATCGGCGTGATCGCGATGCACGCGTGCCTGTGGGTGGCGATGCGGTTCTCGCTGCCGATCCTGCGGCTGATCCGGGAGTCCGGCGTCCTGCTGGTCACCCGGATCGCCGGCCTGCTGCTCTCGGCCATCGCGGTCCAGCTGGTCGCCGACGCAGTCCGGGCGTTCATCGCCGGCGAGGGCTGA
- a CDS encoding PHP domain-containing protein: MRIDLHTHSRASDGTQTPTELVGAAVAAGLDVLALTDHDTTDGWAEAAEAAERQGLELVRGMELSTRHQDHGVHLLAYLPDPTYPPLVEELDRVLAGRRGRVPTMIARLRELGIGIDEEDVRRAAAGTAATGRPHVADALVARGVVADRTEAFDRFLGWGRPAHVDRYAAPLVDVIRHVAAAGGVTVVAHPWGRSSRRRPDEQDLAQLQEIGLAGIEVDHQDHDEPTRAELRAIARNLGLVVTGSSDHHGAGKLDHDLGVNTTAPEEYHRLLDLAAAASAASGRRTPEVVRP, from the coding sequence GTGCGCATCGACCTCCACACCCACTCCCGGGCGAGCGATGGCACCCAGACCCCGACCGAGCTCGTCGGCGCGGCGGTCGCCGCGGGCCTCGACGTGCTCGCGCTCACCGACCACGACACCACCGACGGCTGGGCCGAGGCCGCCGAGGCCGCCGAGCGCCAGGGGCTGGAGCTGGTGCGGGGCATGGAGCTCAGCACCCGCCACCAGGACCACGGCGTGCACCTGCTCGCCTACCTGCCCGACCCGACGTACCCGCCGCTGGTCGAGGAGCTGGACCGGGTCCTGGCGGGCCGGCGCGGCCGGGTGCCGACGATGATCGCCCGGCTGCGGGAGCTCGGCATCGGGATCGACGAGGAGGACGTGCGCCGGGCCGCGGCCGGCACCGCCGCCACCGGCCGCCCGCACGTCGCCGACGCCCTGGTCGCCCGCGGTGTGGTGGCGGACCGCACCGAGGCGTTCGACCGCTTCCTCGGCTGGGGGCGTCCCGCCCACGTGGACCGGTACGCCGCGCCGCTGGTCGACGTGATCCGGCACGTCGCCGCCGCCGGCGGCGTCACGGTCGTGGCCCACCCCTGGGGACGCAGCAGCCGCCGACGACCCGACGAGCAGGACCTCGCGCAGCTGCAGGAGATCGGGCTGGCCGGGATCGAGGTCGACCACCAGGACCACGACGAGCCCACCCGGGCCGAGCTGCGCGCGATCGCGCGCAACCTCGGGCTGGTCGTCACCGGGTCCAGCGACCACCACGGCGCCGGCAAGCTCGACCACGACCTCGGCGTCAACACCACAGCACCCGAGGAGTACCACCGCCTGCTGGACCTGGCTGCCGCCGCCTCGGCGGCGTCCGGCCGCCGCACCCCGGAGGTCGTCCGACCGTGA
- a CDS encoding DUF6758 family protein, translated as MSLEAGCPRCPIPVARSTPAGGWCCPEHGPVPPLWRPAEAGYECFVEHLGRSANLPTYLPWPLGPGWQVTDVASVGEPGRAVATVTGCSGSTALDGPVDVLVVAEDPGTGLGARVAGTRHVDAGGEVGLGPPAVVVRLGSQTVRMWPVSVHDGAGEWDRSVVVGEAHGRWLWLVLRPASAILLLAGDWIMRDVSELGPQLVELSFGGPRPPW; from the coding sequence ATGTCGCTGGAGGCCGGCTGCCCGCGTTGCCCGATCCCGGTCGCCCGGTCGACGCCCGCCGGCGGGTGGTGCTGTCCCGAGCACGGCCCGGTCCCGCCGCTGTGGCGCCCGGCCGAGGCCGGCTACGAGTGCTTCGTCGAGCACCTCGGACGCTCGGCGAACCTCCCGACCTACCTGCCCTGGCCGCTGGGTCCCGGGTGGCAGGTCACCGACGTCGCCTCGGTCGGCGAGCCCGGCCGCGCGGTCGCGACGGTGACCGGCTGCTCCGGCAGCACCGCCCTCGACGGGCCGGTCGACGTCCTCGTGGTGGCCGAGGACCCCGGGACCGGCCTCGGCGCGCGGGTGGCCGGCACCCGGCACGTCGACGCCGGCGGGGAGGTGGGCCTCGGGCCGCCGGCGGTCGTCGTGCGCCTGGGCAGCCAGACCGTCCGGATGTGGCCGGTCTCGGTCCACGACGGGGCGGGGGAGTGGGACCGCTCGGTCGTCGTGGGGGAGGCGCACGGACGCTGGCTGTGGCTGGTGCTGCGGCCGGCGTCCGCGATCCTGCTGCTGGCCGGGGACTGGATCATGCGCGACGTCTCCGAGCTCGGCCCGCAGCTGGTGGAGCTCTCCTTCGGAGGCCCGCGGCCACCCTGGTGA